The Pontibacter sp. SGAir0037 DNA segment AAGCGGTTGGATGGTCCTGGTGTCGTTTATTCCAATTGCAGGCGCTATCTGGCTATTTGTGCTGCTTGTTACAGATAGTACTCCAGGTGCAAACAGGTACGGCGAGAATCCAAAAGAAGAAGATTATATACTTATCTAAGCGTAACAGGAACATTCCGCCATTAAAAGCCCTTTGCCAAGTAAAAGGTTTTTAATGGCGGAATGTTTATTTCTGATTGGTGCAAGTGTTATAGTTTTTAAAGCTGCTCCCCTGCACCCCTAAAAGCCTCCTGGCATCCCCGCTTTCTACCACGCTTTTCAAACTGTACCTGCTCAAAGCACCAGACACTGCTTTTCTTAAGGTATTTGCCAAACATCTTGCTGTATATACAGCTCCGAATGGCTCTATTAATTCCTCATTCTGGTATACATAAGCATCGTAGTCCGGCTCCTGCTGATACACAGCTATTAGCTTCTCCAGAGTTGCCTGCTCCATATCAATCATATCACAGGCAAGCAGGAGCAAATCCTGTGTAGGATATTGCTGGTGCACACTCAGAAGACCACGCAAAGGCCCCTCTACTATAGCTACCGTATCCAGCACCAATGTTTCAGAAGAAAAAAGCCTGTTGTAGTTACTCCACTGAGCAGCATTAACAGAAACAACAACAGGCAGTGCCAATGCCTCCAGCTTTGCTGCTACATACTTTGCCCAGGCAGTATCCTGTATAGGCAGCAGGCCTTTGTCGCGGCCCATGCGCCTGCTCTCGCCGCCACTTAACACCACACCCAACAGCTTAGCCATAGCAGCTCACTTTTTATCAGAGTGCCCCAAGCTTTTACCGGGGCTTACTTTGTCACGTATCAGTTGCTTCAGCTCCTTCATCTCCGGAAAACGGCCTGCTTCTTTGCGATCAAAAACCGGCTCCTCATTTACCCGAATGTTGTACCTCCCACTTACTTCGCTTGGCTGTAGCAACACACCGTGCAGTTCTTCCGAAAAAGTAGTGAGCAGTTCCTGTGCCATGTAAGCGGCACGCAACATCCAGCCACACTTTGGGCAATATTCAATGGTTACAACGGGCTTTTCCACAATTATTTTACTTTTGACTCATCAAACTCATACACATGCTTGTTGGCATCGCCAGTAATATCGTGGCAATTGCAGTTGCCGCCCCACTTCTTGGTTCCGTCGGTAAAGTACTCGCACTTCCAGATAGGAGCTTCGTGCTTAATGCGGTCAATGATATAGCGGTTAGCAGCATAGGCTTCAGTACGATGCGGAGAGGCTGTTATAACAACTACGGCAGACTCTCCCACTCCTACTTTGCCCACACGATGCTGCGCAAGAGCAATATTCAAGGGCCACTTGCTTTTAGCATCTGCTAGTATTCCGGCCACCATTTTAGAGGCCATAGATTCATGTGCTTCATAATCAAGGTAAGCCACTTGCCTGCCCAGGTTATTGTCGCGCACATCGCCGCTGAACAATACCACTGCCCCGGCCTGCGGATGATGCGACTCTGCCAGCAGACCTACCAGGTCCAAAGGCTTTGCTGAAATATATTCCATCGTAAAATGCTAAGTTTTTAGTTCTGTCGGAAGCACCATCAGCTTATCCACCGCTGCTGGGCGGTATCACGCTCACAACATCATCTTCTTTCAGCTGATAATCTGCTCCTACAAAAGTATCGTCTACGGCAAACCTGCAACTGCGCAGGACTCCGTCCGCAGCTCCATTCAATTTCCTTAATTGCTCTTTCAAAGCTGCCACATCCCGAATATCACCATCAAGCTCAAACTCTTTATCGTAATACTCTTTTAGGGCCGCATAAACCTGTATTTTCATTTTTCTATTCTTAAAACCACCTCTTAAGCCACTCATTGTTTACATCCTATCCGTAACTATTATACAAGCTATCGTATTGTTTCTTCGGCTCATAAATCATCAACAATTGTTGTCATCTTCATTTATGAGCTCTGATCCGAGAATGCATTACCCCGGCATAAAGAAAATAAGCTTCAGGGAAGCAATGCCAAGTACAGCTGTGAGTAGATAGCGCACTGTAGCCTGCCCAAACCGATGACTGCCAAAATAGGCACCGCTTGTGCCGCCAATAACGGCAGCAGCAAACCAGATATAAGCAGAACTGTTAAAGGCTGTGTCAAAAGTTGTATTCCCCAGTAATCCGGCGAAGGAGTTAAAGAAAATAAAGAGGCTGGACACAGCAGCTGCCTCTTTTGCTCGGGCCCAGGCTAAAAGCATCAGGATCGGGCTTAGAAAGATTCCGCCGCCAATATTTAGCAAGCCAGACAAATACCCGATGGCACACCCCCATAACAGGGCCACCCACAGCACAGGTTCTTTCTGCTGCTCTTTTTCTTTTGGCCCCATTCCCAGCAAACGGATCACAGGCACGATCAGGGCCAGGCCCAACAGCAGATTATAATTACCGGCCGGCAGTATTGTTTTAGAACCCAGAAAAGCAAGCGGTATAGAAGTAATCAGAAAAGGCCAGAGCAGCTTCCACTTAAAGTAGCCTGCCTTGTAAAACTGCACAAAGCCCATACCGGCTACCACCATGTTCAGCACCAAAATCATGGGCTTATAAGTTACCACCGGTACCGCAAAAATCGACAACACAGCCAGGTAACCACTTGCTCCGCCATGGCCTACAGAGGCATACAAAAATCCAACAACAAGAAGTGCCAGTGCTATAAGTAGATCAGGTTCCATTTTGTAGTAATGATAATGAGCTTCCGGCTATTACAAAATCTGCCTTTGGTGCTCCGCAGGTAGGGCATGTATAATCCGGAATAGATGTAAAGGGAGTACCATTTTGTACCTCGTTCACTTCGTCGCCATAATGCTCGTCGTACATGGTATAGCAGTTGCGGCATTGGTATACTTTATATACTGCCAGTTCTTCCGGTTTACCAGGCACCTGTTCATTCGGCTGCGCAGCGACCGAGAGCAGTTCAGGCTCACTTTGCTGCTCATAATAATCGTCGCAAAGCTTTATCAGGTACGTGCTCAGGTCTTCTTTGGCTACTCCTTTTTTAAAACTAATAAAATCTTTTGAATTAGGATTAAAATCGCGGGTATAAAGTATTTCGAACAGCTCTTCTGTTAGTGCGGCACTACTGCCAATATCTTGCTGTGTACGGATAATGATAGAGCCGAAAAGCCCCGTTTTAGGCTGCGTTTTTATGGCAAAACACAAGCGATAGGTTCTTACATCTTCTTCATTGAATTTCCTGACAAGGTGGTTTTTCAGGTTCAGGCCATACGCACACAGGTCTTCTACCTGCCAGTTCAGCTCATTGGAGGCATGGCGTACATTAATGCGGTACCTGCTTAGCACATTGTCCCACAAGTTCCGGTCAGCCAGCTCAATACCCTTTATCACCAGCGATTTCCAGGGGGTAGTGTACAACTGACCGATCCTGGTCTGAAGGCATATGGTACATATACGCTTCAGAAAAGAGAGCGGAAACTGTTCGTCCCGGCGGTAAATACCCAGCCATAATTTGTTGCCATAGCGGTTAAAACCTTCGTAGTAGGGCAGCTTAAACTCAGGCAACCTTAGCGGGTGGGTGATAGGCTGAATTACAAAGTTTCCGCTTGCCCGCACCATGTTATGCAGCAGATTTCCGTCTATTGCCCGCTGGTCGTAAAACCGCTCCTTATTCGAAAAAATCACCTGCTCAACCAGGCTACTAAGCCCGGGAATATCTTCTGAATAAACAAGCGACGGCCACTGGTAAATAATGTTTGTTTTCGGGAAACGGATGTACAGAAACCAGTAATTGCTCGTTTCGGAGGCGATAAAATTCAGGTTACCTGTAAAAAAAGGCACAAAGGCTTGTTCGCTATCTACCAGGTTTATCTTTACCTGTGGCCGGTAATCGAACAGGTCGAGTATGTCTTTGTATACACCCTCCCGCAGCCAGTTAGCATGGTAAAAAACGTCTTCGGTTACATAAGAACTCAGGATATTGGGGTGCAGGTCTTTGTTAAGTTCAAAAATGATATCGGCGGCCATTAAATCTTGCTGCAGTTCCCACAGTTTTTCTTCTGCCACTGAAAAAAAAAGCTGCTGCCTGTTTCCGAAACGGATATGCTCCACTTGTGCTTTCTCCGCCGCTTCCAGTATATGATACAAATCACCAGCCGATACAATGCCACCTGTCAGGTTTATTTTTATAGTATAGTCTTTTGCTGCCATTGCTACATTTCAATTTCTTAACTTTCTCACTACACCTTTACCACCTCCTGCTTCATACTTTCTTCGAGTATCTGCTTTACTTCGGGGCGGCAGGAGCCGCAGCCGGTGCCTGCACCTGTGGCGGTACATAACTGTTTAAAATCGGTGCAGCCTTCTGCTATCTTGTTTTTGATGTTGCCACTGCCCACGTTGTTGCAGCTGCATACCAGTTTCCCGATCACAGGCTCTGCTTTGCTTCCGCTGCGCAACAGTTGGAGGCGTTTTTCACTTAGCTCGGTTTTGTTCGAGATCAGCTCCCGGAACTCCTGGAACTCACTTTTATCTCCGATTAGGATAGCCCCTACTAACCTGTCCTGGTGAATAATACATTTCTTGTAATAGCGTTTGGCCTTGTCTATAAATACCACTTCTTCATAGTGTTCCTCATCCGGGCATTCGGGTATGCCAATGCTGCACAAGTCGAACCCGTGTATTTTGATGATGTTCATAAAGGTGCTGCCGGTATAATGGCTGGCAATATCTCCTGCCAGGTATCGGGCTACAATGTCAGCTTGTTGCTCTGCCGCAGCCGTGATGCCATACAGGACTCCTTCGAACTCCGCAATCTCGCCAATAGCAAAGATGTCCGGATCGCTGGTTTGTAGTCGTTCGTTTACCAGCACCCCGCGCTTGCAGTCCAGTCCGCATTCCCGCGCCAGCTCCAGGTTAGGCACGGTACCAATAGCAATGATCATGGCATCGCAGTCGATGCGGCGGCCACTGCGCAATCCCACTCCTGTCAGTCTGGAGCGGCCATAGTAGAGCTGTACTTCATCATTAAAGTATAAATCACAGCCCTGATCCATCATTTCCTCCTGCAGCAGCTGGCTCCCGAGCGGGTCCAGTTGCCTGTCCAGGAAACGGGAAATACGCTGTATAATGGTTACCCTGGTGCCGATCTCCCGTAGCGAAGCAGCCATTTCCAGTCCTAACAAACCACCTCCCACAATTACCACATGCGCCTTTGCCGGCAGGTGGCTTTTAAAGTTATCGGCATCGGTGCGGCTGCGCATGGTAAAGATGCCCGGCAGGTTCGGCACGTGCTTCGGCACTGCGGCACGGCTACCAGTGGCCATGATCAAAATGTCATAGTCGGTGCGGATTCCACGTGAATCAGTAACAAACTTGCGTTCCCTGTCCACCTTCTCTACACTTACCCCACGCAGTAAACGGATACGATAGGCTGGTTCCTCAGCGTCTTTCATTTTCACGAGTTGCTCCCATTGCTGCTGGCCGCTAATGTAGTCGGGAAGCATTACCCTGTTGTAGAATGGAAAATCTTCTTTGCTGAAAATGGTGATTTCATCGTCCTGGTTCAGTTCCCGGTAAGACTTCACAAAGCCAAAAGCTCCGGCACCGGCACCCACTATCACAATGCGCTGGTAAGGTTTTTTATACTTTTCAACTTTAACGGCACAATACTTAAAGTCAGGTTCTTTGGAAACAGGATCGACAAGGTCGCTTGTCAGGTTATTGGCCCGGTTCAGGTCGCTTCCCAGAATTTTGCCCCAATGCATGGGCAGAAACACCACGCCCTTTTTAATTGAGGAAGAAACGTTAGCTTTTACTCTTACATCCCCCCTTCTGGAGCTAACCACCACGATGTCCTCGTTACTTATACCTAACAGATCGGCATCCAAAGGATGCATTTCCAGGAAAGCCTGGCTGATGTGCTTTTTAAGTTTGTTTACTTTGCCGGTTTTGCTCATCGTGTGCCACTGGTCCCGGATGCGCCCTGTGGTCAGGATCAACGGGTAATCCTGGTCAGGCTTTTCGCTTCGGAACTCATCGGGCACCGGATGGATAATGGCTTTAGCAGACGGAGTATAAAATACTTTGTCTGTAAATAAGCGTGCTGTCCCCTGACCAGCTTCTCCGGTTTTATATGGCCATTGCACCGTTCCCTTCTCTTTCAGCACCTCATAATTCAGGCCGGTTATATCGATATTTGTTCCGTCTGTTAACCGGGCATGCTCCTGGTAAATAGCTGCGGCATTGGCAAAATCAAATCCCTGGTACCCCATTTGCCGGGCAAACCTGCAGATAATCTCTGCGTCTGGCAGCGCCTCACCGGGCGGGTCCAGCACCTTGTGCAGGTAACTGATGCGTCGCTCAGAGTTGGTCATAGTGCCTTCTTTCTCTGCCCAGGCTGCCGCAGGCAGAATAACATCGGCATACTGCAGTGTTTCAGGCTTACTGCTAATCTCCTGCACCACCACAAACTTAGCTTTCCGTAGCCCTTCCTCTGCCACCCGCACATTGGGTAAGCTCGTTAAGGGATTGGTACAGATAATCCAGATCGCTTTTAAAGTTCCAGCATGCAGCGCCTCAAACATTTCGGTGGCTGATAACCCTGGCTTTGCTGCGATGGCTGTTCCTCCCCAGAACTTCTGTACCTCCTCCCGGTGCTTCGAATCGTTCAGGTTGCGGTGGGCTGCCAGCAGGTTGGCCAGGCCACCTACTTCTCTGCCCCCCATGGCGTTGGGCTGCCCGGTTAAAGAAAAAGGCCCCGAACCGGGTTTCCCGATATGGCCTGTAATCAGGTTCAGGTTAAGCAGGCTCAGGTTCTTGCTCACACCGATCGAACTTTGGTTCAACCCCATGGTCCACATCGAAATAAAGCCTTTGGCATTGCCGATGTAATGGGCTGCCAGCCTCAGTTGTTCCTCGGGCACCCCACATATCTCTGCCGCTTCAGCTACTGATTTTTCAAAGACCAATGCTTTGTACTTCTCAAAACCCTCCGCATGCCTGCTGATAAAAGCAACGTCTATGTCACCGTTTTCAATTAATATTCTGCCGATGGCATGGTTAAGGGTAATATCGGTGCCGGGATTCAGTTGCAGGTGCAGGTCAGCCAGGGCACTAGAATCGGTGGCACGCGGATCTGCAACTATAACTTTTACGTTCGGGTTTGCGGTTTTATGTGCTTCTACCCTGCGCCACAGTATCGGGTGGCACCAGGCCGGGTTGGCACCGGTTACATAAAAGCAATCTGCCAGCTCTATATCATCGTAGCAGACAGGCACGCTGTCTTCGCCCAAAGCCATTTTGTAGCCTGCCACGGCACTGCTCATGCAAAGCCTGGAATTTGTATCGATGTTGTTGCTCCCGATAAAGCCTTTCATGAGTTTGTTCACAACATAGTACTCCTCTGTCAGGCATTGTCCCGATACATAAAAGGCAACAGCGTCAGGCCCATACTTCTGGATAAAGGTTTTAAAAACAGCAGCCGTTCTTTGCAAGGCTTCTTCCCACCCCACCCGTTGCAGCGGCATACTTTTGTTGTAGCGCATCTGCGGGTACAGCAGGCGATCAGACGTATCATTCACTGTATAGTGTAGGTTCATTCCTTTGCTGCACAGCATGCCCCTGTTTACAGGATGATGCTGGTTGCCCTCTACGGTTACAGTACCATTTTTCTCTTTTTTCACCACCACACCACAACCTACGCCGCAGTAGCAACAGGTGCTGGTAAAAGATTCTTTATGCAATTTGTTCGCAGGCATTTTTACTCAGGTTTGGTTGTGATACAGCTCAGGTAAAGGAGCATTTCTATACAGGCACCAGAGGCTGGGGTTTTGCGGAAGTACAACTGCCCCCTCTTTTTAACTCTCTAACTTTTTAACTTTCTACCTCCCAAGCTCTCTCAGCTTTCCACCGCTTCCTCAGCATACACTTTCACAGGAGCTGGCCTATTATCCTTCTCAGCCAGTAGCGCCTTCATTTCCAGCCTGGCTTCTTGTTCCATTTCGGGAGAAAAGCGCACGAGCAGAGCAAGCACAGAGGTAGCAGCTACCACCAGGCCAATAATAAAGAGGGCTTCGGGATAAGAAAGGCTTTCCACTTTAAAGAGGAAACCCGCCGCTACTGCTCCGGCATTTCCGCCTGCTCCAACCACACCCGCCACGGCTCCCATTGCTTTTTTATTGATGAAAGGAACAACCGAGAAAGTAGCTCCCTCCGACATCTGCACGAACAGACTGAAAACGATCAGCGCCATAATGGAAAGCGGCAGCATGGTCATTTGCGAAAACAGCACCAGGGCCAGCCCTTCTACCAGAATAACAGCGCCTAAAAACCACACTCTACCGGCCAGGCCCCAACGCATTCCGGCCCTGTCGCCGAAAAAGCCTCCCAGTGTTCTGGCGAAGATATTCATCAACCCGAACAAACCTGCTATCAGACCGGCTGTTTCGAGGCTTAACGCAAAGTTATCGTGGTAGTAAATGGCCGCAATATTATTGATAGTAAGCTCAATTCCGAAGCAGGCGCCATACAGCACAAAAAGCGCCCACACCCGGTAATCGGCAACCGCTTTCCAAAAAGGAACTTTATCTTTTTTCCGGAAGCCTTCAGTTCCTGCCAGATCAGCCTTGTTACCACCCGGGTAGTCGGTGGTACAGTAGTAGTAGGCGATCCCACAAAGGATCATTAAGACACCTGGCACGACCATAGCATAGCGCCAGGCCTGTGCGTCTACAAAGCCCAAACCCACAAAGCCGGCAAAAATCAATGGCATCACCATTTGCGTGATACCACCACCCAGATTACCCCAGCCTGCTGTTGTTGCATTCGCGGTGCCTACCACATTTGGGGCAAACATGGCAGTGGTGTGGTACTGTGTAATTACAAACGAAGCACCGATTACCCCTATCGCCAGGCGGAAAAGCAGAAAAGATTCATAGTTGTTGCTAAACCCGATACAGATAACAGGTAATGATCCCAATAACAGAATCAGGGTATAACTGATACGGG contains these protein-coding regions:
- a CDS encoding sulfite exporter TauE/SafE family protein, encoding MEPDLLIALALLVVGFLYASVGHGGASGYLAVLSIFAVPVVTYKPMILVLNMVVAGMGFVQFYKAGYFKWKLLWPFLITSIPLAFLGSKTILPAGNYNLLLGLALIVPVIRLLGMGPKEKEQQKEPVLWVALLWGCAIGYLSGLLNIGGGIFLSPILMLLAWARAKEAAAVSSLFIFFNSFAGLLGNTTFDTAFNSSAYIWFAAAVIGGTSGAYFGSHRFGQATVRYLLTAVLGIASLKLIFFMPG
- a CDS encoding MoaD/ThiS family protein — translated: MKIQVYAALKEYYDKEFELDGDIRDVAALKEQLRKLNGAADGVLRSCRFAVDDTFVGADYQLKEDDVVSVIPPSSGG
- a CDS encoding molybdenum cofactor guanylyltransferase; this translates as MAKLLGVVLSGGESRRMGRDKGLLPIQDTAWAKYVAAKLEALALPVVVSVNAAQWSNYNRLFSSETLVLDTVAIVEGPLRGLLSVHQQYPTQDLLLLACDMIDMEQATLEKLIAVYQQEPDYDAYVYQNEELIEPFGAVYTARCLANTLRKAVSGALSRYSLKSVVESGDARRLLGVQGSSFKNYNTCTNQK
- a CDS encoding nitrate reductase translates to MPANKLHKESFTSTCCYCGVGCGVVVKKEKNGTVTVEGNQHHPVNRGMLCSKGMNLHYTVNDTSDRLLYPQMRYNKSMPLQRVGWEEALQRTAAVFKTFIQKYGPDAVAFYVSGQCLTEEYYVVNKLMKGFIGSNNIDTNSRLCMSSAVAGYKMALGEDSVPVCYDDIELADCFYVTGANPAWCHPILWRRVEAHKTANPNVKVIVADPRATDSSALADLHLQLNPGTDITLNHAIGRILIENGDIDVAFISRHAEGFEKYKALVFEKSVAEAAEICGVPEEQLRLAAHYIGNAKGFISMWTMGLNQSSIGVSKNLSLLNLNLITGHIGKPGSGPFSLTGQPNAMGGREVGGLANLLAAHRNLNDSKHREEVQKFWGGTAIAAKPGLSATEMFEALHAGTLKAIWIICTNPLTSLPNVRVAEEGLRKAKFVVVQEISSKPETLQYADVILPAAAWAEKEGTMTNSERRISYLHKVLDPPGEALPDAEIICRFARQMGYQGFDFANAAAIYQEHARLTDGTNIDITGLNYEVLKEKGTVQWPYKTGEAGQGTARLFTDKVFYTPSAKAIIHPVPDEFRSEKPDQDYPLILTTGRIRDQWHTMSKTGKVNKLKKHISQAFLEMHPLDADLLGISNEDIVVVSSRRGDVRVKANVSSSIKKGVVFLPMHWGKILGSDLNRANNLTSDLVDPVSKEPDFKYCAVKVEKYKKPYQRIVIVGAGAGAFGFVKSYRELNQDDEITIFSKEDFPFYNRVMLPDYISGQQQWEQLVKMKDAEEPAYRIRLLRGVSVEKVDRERKFVTDSRGIRTDYDILIMATGSRAAVPKHVPNLPGIFTMRSRTDADNFKSHLPAKAHVVIVGGGLLGLEMAASLREIGTRVTIIQRISRFLDRQLDPLGSQLLQEEMMDQGCDLYFNDEVQLYYGRSRLTGVGLRSGRRIDCDAMIIAIGTVPNLELARECGLDCKRGVLVNERLQTSDPDIFAIGEIAEFEGVLYGITAAAEQQADIVARYLAGDIASHYTGSTFMNIIKIHGFDLCSIGIPECPDEEHYEEVVFIDKAKRYYKKCIIHQDRLVGAILIGDKSEFQEFRELISNKTELSEKRLQLLRSGSKAEPVIGKLVCSCNNVGSGNIKNKIAEGCTDFKQLCTATGAGTGCGSCRPEVKQILEESMKQEVVKV
- a CDS encoding molybdenum cofactor biosynthesis protein MoaE, whose product is MEYISAKPLDLVGLLAESHHPQAGAVVLFSGDVRDNNLGRQVAYLDYEAHESMASKMVAGILADAKSKWPLNIALAQHRVGKVGVGESAVVVITASPHRTEAYAANRYIIDRIKHEAPIWKCEYFTDGTKKWGGNCNCHDITGDANKHVYEFDESKVK
- a CDS encoding SelT/SelW/SelH family protein, translating into MEKPVVTIEYCPKCGWMLRAAYMAQELLTTFSEELHGVLLQPSEVSGRYNIRVNEEPVFDRKEAGRFPEMKELKQLIRDKVSPGKSLGHSDKK
- a CDS encoding MFS transporter — encoded protein: MKVSNGKATSINLFSLKTIQMRTFHLSWLAFFLCFFGWFGIAPLMAVVREELHLSKSEIGNIIISSVAITILARLAIGWLCDKIGPRISYTLILLLGSLPVICIGFSNNYESFLLFRLAIGVIGASFVITQYHTTAMFAPNVVGTANATTAGWGNLGGGITQMVMPLIFAGFVGLGFVDAQAWRYAMVVPGVLMILCGIAYYYCTTDYPGGNKADLAGTEGFRKKDKVPFWKAVADYRVWALFVLYGACFGIELTINNIAAIYYHDNFALSLETAGLIAGLFGLMNIFARTLGGFFGDRAGMRWGLAGRVWFLGAVILVEGLALVLFSQMTMLPLSIMALIVFSLFVQMSEGATFSVVPFINKKAMGAVAGVVGAGGNAGAVAAGFLFKVESLSYPEALFIIGLVVAATSVLALLVRFSPEMEQEARLEMKALLAEKDNRPAPVKVYAEEAVES
- a CDS encoding rubredoxin, encoding MAAKDYTIKINLTGGIVSAGDLYHILEAAEKAQVEHIRFGNRQQLFFSVAEEKLWELQQDLMAADIIFELNKDLHPNILSSYVTEDVFYHANWLREGVYKDILDLFDYRPQVKINLVDSEQAFVPFFTGNLNFIASETSNYWFLYIRFPKTNIIYQWPSLVYSEDIPGLSSLVEQVIFSNKERFYDQRAIDGNLLHNMVRASGNFVIQPITHPLRLPEFKLPYYEGFNRYGNKLWLGIYRRDEQFPLSFLKRICTICLQTRIGQLYTTPWKSLVIKGIELADRNLWDNVLSRYRINVRHASNELNWQVEDLCAYGLNLKNHLVRKFNEEDVRTYRLCFAIKTQPKTGLFGSIIIRTQQDIGSSAALTEELFEILYTRDFNPNSKDFISFKKGVAKEDLSTYLIKLCDDYYEQQSEPELLSVAAQPNEQVPGKPEELAVYKVYQCRNCYTMYDEHYGDEVNEVQNGTPFTSIPDYTCPTCGAPKADFVIAGSSLSLLQNGT